In Juglans microcarpa x Juglans regia isolate MS1-56 chromosome 8D, Jm3101_v1.0, whole genome shotgun sequence, the following are encoded in one genomic region:
- the LOC121242297 gene encoding ribonuclease 1-like: MTGHITSSVKFFVMEVKITLLLAASFLLLTSLDFTATVLGEEFSYYKLALQWPNSVCNVGVPCSKKPEEIKTDYQRFLIHGLWPFWPNNSALAPCPGKELTSSQVKGIKDSLKKYWPNLLRPDDFSFWKYEWATHGRCLGLEPSVYFKDAIDLRERYNDYLGLDDQGCRPNPNPYKRITIYDALFEALGKKHGQLKCNMRNGGYQLLEVYICFDRQKEVRDCPFQYIQCGNNDQVSVLFPTSNTVRPINGYAFFFFFLFFFFVGFSSFPSHFLNGKCYFISKILSCLVILVDG; this comes from the exons ATGACTGGCCACATAACCTCATCTGTGAAGTTCTTTGTCATGGAAGTGAAAATCACACTTTTGCTCGCTGCTTCGTTCTTATTACTCACTAGTCTTGATTTTACAGCTACAGTTTTGGGAG AGGAATTCTCATATTACAAGTTGGCACTCCAATGGCCAAATTCTGTATGCAATGTGGGTGTTCCTTGTTCAAAGAAACCCGAGGAGATTAAAACGGATTATCAAAGATTTTTAATACACGGACTGTGGCCTTTCTGGCCAAATAATTCTGCGCTAGCCCCTTGTCCGGGAAAGGAATTGACAAGTAGCCAG GTGAAAGGTATAAAAGATTCGCTAAAAAAGTATTGGCCAAACCTTCTTCGCCCAGATGACTTTAGCTTCTGGAAGTACGAGTGGGCGACACATGGTAGATGCCTTGGTCTAGAGCCATCCGTGTACTTCAAGGATGCAATTGATCTTAGAGAACGCTATAACGATTATCTTGGTTTAGATGACCAAG GATGTAGACCGAACCCCAATCCATACAAGCGGATAACTATCTATGATGCATTGTTTGAAGCACTTGGCAAAAAACATGGACAATTGAAATGCAACATGAGAAACGGTGGTTATCAGCTGCTTGAGGTTTATATTTGCTTTGACCGTCAAAAGGAGGTTCGTGATTGTCCATTTCAGTACATCCAATGCGGTAACAATGATCAAGTATCAGTTCTTTTCCCCACCAGCAATACTGTGCGCCCAATTAATGggtatgcctttttttttttttttcttttcttcttctttgttgggTTTTCGTCATTCCCCAGCCATTTTCTTAATgggaaatgttattttatttctaaaatattatcatgcTTAGTGATACTTGTTGATGGATGA